One stretch of Leadbetterella byssophila DSM 17132 DNA includes these proteins:
- a CDS encoding VOC family protein, which translates to MRNYLGRIVLLVEDYEKSANFYEKNFGFTRFFDVITDGGQRFLHIGSKPSDSLGIWFLKADTKKQRERVGNQTAEQPTMVIYTEELETLHERLKNNNVRLKTEVIKTPEYSFFHCFDLDGNEIIVTELQ; encoded by the coding sequence ATGAGAAATTATTTAGGTAGAATAGTTCTCTTGGTAGAGGATTATGAGAAATCAGCCAATTTCTATGAAAAAAACTTTGGCTTTACGCGATTTTTTGATGTTATTACAGATGGAGGACAACGATTCCTTCATATTGGTAGCAAACCATCTGATTCTTTAGGTATTTGGTTCTTGAAAGCTGATACAAAAAAGCAAAGAGAACGTGTAGGTAATCAAACCGCCGAACAACCTACGATGGTGATTTATACAGAAGAACTAGAAACTCTCCATGAGCGACTTAAAAATAACAACGTAAGGTTAAAAACTGAGGTTATTAAAACTCCAGAATATAGCTTTTTTCATTGTTTCGATTTGGATGGAAATGAAATTATTGTGACGGAATTACAGTAA
- a CDS encoding lipoprotein signal peptidase: protein MKPVVKYILFVLFLLLVDQALKLWMYYSVVPNHNGSIDLIPGVFKLHYVTNPGMAFGMELGGSYGKVALTFFRIVAMIAIGYFLIKKSFTHSHNPILWALAAILAGAIGNLIDSVFYGVLLPGNSPDWAETPWFHGEVIDMFYFNWLDGFWPEWVPRLGGTYFLTPIFNFADACIFCGVVAILIFQKKFTELGNK, encoded by the coding sequence ATGAAACCAGTAGTTAAGTATATACTCTTTGTTTTATTCCTCCTGTTAGTGGATCAGGCTTTGAAGTTATGGATGTATTATTCTGTGGTACCTAACCATAACGGATCCATAGATTTGATACCGGGTGTGTTTAAGTTGCACTATGTTACTAATCCGGGAATGGCTTTTGGGATGGAATTAGGTGGAAGTTATGGAAAAGTGGCTCTTACCTTTTTCCGTATTGTGGCCATGATAGCTATAGGATATTTCTTAATCAAGAAGTCCTTTACACATAGCCACAATCCTATCCTTTGGGCCTTGGCAGCTATCTTGGCTGGTGCTATTGGTAACTTGATTGATAGTGTGTTCTATGGAGTTCTTTTACCGGGAAATTCTCCGGATTGGGCAGAAACACCTTGGTTTCATGGAGAGGTGATTGACATGTTCTACTTTAATTGGTTAGATGGATTCTGGCCAGAATGGGTTCCAAGACTAGGAGGAACATATTTCTTGACTCCAATATTTAATTTTGCAGATGCTTGCATTTTTTGTGGGGTTGTGGCAATTTTAATCTTTCAAAAGAAATTTACTGAACTGGGAAATAAATGA
- a CDS encoding DoxX family protein, whose translation MSQKTIKITGWALTIILGLIFTMSAFMKLTQNETALAQASSFGIDTTTYQFLGIIEIFSLILFIIPRTGILGTLLLIAYLGGAIVTHLQHQQPIAMAVIFQMLLWITAFIRFPELKQRIFQTKKVQQ comes from the coding sequence ATGTCACAAAAAACAATCAAAATCACAGGATGGGCATTGACCATCATTTTAGGACTAATATTCACAATGAGTGCCTTTATGAAACTTACGCAAAACGAAACAGCTTTGGCTCAAGCTTCTTCGTTCGGGATTGATACCACCACTTATCAGTTCCTCGGCATTATTGAAATCTTCTCGCTGATACTCTTCATTATTCCGAGAACAGGAATTTTAGGGACATTGTTGTTAATAGCCTATTTGGGTGGAGCTATTGTCACACATTTGCAACATCAACAACCGATAGCAATGGCGGTTATTTTTCAAATGCTGCTTTGGATTACGGCGTTTATTCGTTTCCCCGAACTGAAGCAAAGGATTTTTCAAACTAAAAAAGTACAACAATGA
- a CDS encoding ATP-binding protein: MKTIIRKNYLNTLSVLKDKNLIKVATGVRRCGKSTLMMQFQDLLRAENPNVSVLAINMDMPEFRILAEKNWKEIYDYIIQHIKKNETNYVFIDEVQNVPEFEKLLEGLYVHPNIDLYVTGSNAFLLSSELATLLTGRAYEINVLPFSFADYLEFTEKTANPDRAFAEYVRTGGFPEAVRLSQAGNNFANEYLQTVFKNIYENDISKRHTIYAEESYQEVVDFLIDSVGSNVSAGNIAKVLSANKKKIDNKTVSKYINTLVEAYLFYKVNRYDIKGKQHLATQEKYYLVDLGFRNALLGKELVSDAGHLLENVIYLELKRRNHQIWIGKTDNLEVDFVVRNNEGYTQYIQVSQTVQNAITLARELAPFDKIPDHNEKILITMDYESGTHNGIKQINAIDWLLNP; encoded by the coding sequence ATGAAGACCATTATACGCAAAAACTATTTAAACACGCTTTCAGTACTGAAAGACAAAAACTTAATTAAGGTCGCCACAGGCGTTAGGCGTTGTGGAAAATCAACTTTAATGATGCAATTTCAAGATTTGTTACGTGCTGAAAACCCAAATGTTTCAGTTTTGGCAATCAATATGGATATGCCTGAATTTCGAATTTTGGCAGAAAAAAATTGGAAAGAAATTTACGATTACATTATTCAGCACATCAAAAAAAACGAAACCAATTATGTTTTTATAGACGAAGTTCAAAATGTTCCCGAGTTTGAAAAACTTTTGGAGGGTTTGTATGTTCACCCAAATATTGATTTATATGTAACAGGTTCAAATGCTTTTTTATTGTCGAGCGAATTAGCAACTTTGCTAACAGGCAGAGCTTATGAAATCAATGTTTTGCCTTTTTCGTTTGCTGATTATTTAGAGTTTACAGAAAAAACGGCAAATCCTGATAGAGCATTTGCTGAATATGTGCGAACAGGAGGTTTTCCGGAAGCAGTACGGCTATCACAAGCTGGAAATAATTTTGCAAATGAATATTTGCAAACTGTTTTTAAAAACATTTATGAAAATGACATTTCTAAACGACATACGATTTATGCAGAAGAATCCTATCAGGAAGTAGTTGATTTTCTTATTGATTCGGTTGGGTCTAATGTTTCAGCTGGAAATATTGCCAAAGTTTTAAGTGCAAATAAGAAAAAAATCGACAATAAAACCGTATCAAAATACATTAATACACTTGTTGAGGCATATTTGTTTTACAAAGTAAATCGTTATGACATTAAAGGAAAACAACATTTAGCAACTCAAGAAAAATACTATTTAGTAGATTTAGGTTTTCGTAATGCTTTACTTGGAAAAGAATTGGTTTCCGATGCAGGTCATTTACTCGAAAATGTAATTTATCTTGAACTAAAACGTAGAAATCACCAAATTTGGATAGGAAAAACCGACAATTTAGAAGTAGATTTTGTAGTACGGAATAATGAAGGTTACACACAATACATTCAAGTTTCTCAAACTGTACAAAATGCAATAACTCTTGCTCGTGAATTAGCACCGTTTGACAAAATTCCCGACCATAATGAGAAAATTCTCATCACAATGGATTACGAATCAGGAACACATAACGGAATAAAACAAATAAACGCAATTGATTGGCTATTAAACCCATAA
- a CDS encoding 2Fe-2S iron-sulfur cluster-binding protein, with the protein MEAKIQLKIKEICRETPDAVTLHFEPTKEALPYFSGQFLTLIACIDGREVRRAYSLSSSPYVEKHLSVTIKRVPGGKMSNYLIEQVRCGDTLEALAPAGNFFLKRSYIGRNLLLIGAGSGITPLFSMIKTVLTQEARSQVALIYVNSSREETIFLEPLTHLAYQYSSRFKIRHYWSDGRKGFWSKFFKNSHRLNPERLKEILREVGIMPETAFYLCGPQGLMKMASSTIAGLGFSKDKIHQELFFAPSTIKNDSTYNITIKLKGVEHVVKVKPGSSILNAGLEAGLDLPYSCQSGSCNTCAAKCTSGDVSMTGTEGLSEKQLREGYVMTCVGYPSSEEVCIEYY; encoded by the coding sequence ATGGAAGCTAAAATTCAATTGAAAATTAAGGAAATATGCAGGGAAACCCCTGATGCTGTGACCCTTCATTTTGAACCCACTAAAGAAGCTCTACCGTACTTCTCCGGCCAATTCCTAACTTTAATCGCCTGCATTGACGGAAGAGAAGTGAGAAGGGCCTATTCTTTGTCGTCTTCACCTTATGTGGAAAAACATTTGTCTGTCACCATAAAGCGGGTTCCTGGGGGTAAAATGTCCAATTATCTAATAGAACAAGTTCGTTGTGGCGATACTCTTGAGGCTCTAGCTCCGGCAGGTAATTTCTTTCTGAAACGGAGCTATATTGGTAGAAACCTACTTTTAATAGGGGCAGGAAGCGGTATTACTCCCCTATTTTCCATGATAAAAACCGTTTTAACCCAGGAAGCACGTTCGCAAGTTGCATTAATCTATGTAAACAGTTCAAGGGAAGAAACCATTTTCTTGGAACCTTTAACCCATTTGGCTTACCAGTACAGTTCTAGATTCAAGATTAGACATTATTGGAGCGATGGGAGAAAAGGTTTTTGGTCAAAGTTCTTCAAGAATTCACATCGCCTTAATCCGGAACGATTAAAAGAAATACTCCGCGAAGTAGGCATAATGCCTGAGACGGCGTTCTACCTTTGCGGACCACAAGGACTTATGAAGATGGCTTCGTCCACTATTGCAGGGTTGGGATTTAGCAAAGATAAAATACATCAAGAACTATTCTTTGCACCATCTACGATAAAGAATGATTCAACATACAATATCACAATTAAATTGAAGGGTGTGGAGCATGTTGTGAAGGTCAAGCCTGGTAGTTCTATCCTTAATGCGGGATTAGAAGCGGGTCTTGATCTACCTTATTCCTGCCAGTCCGGAAGTTGCAATACCTGTGCAGCGAAATGTACCTCAGGTGATGTCAGTATGACTGGTACAGAAGGATTGTCTGAAAAACAGCTAAGAGAAGGTTATGTGATGACTTGCGTGGGGTATCCCAGTTCAGAAGAGGTGTGCATAGAGTACTACTGA
- a CDS encoding chorismate mutase: MKANLNVSPLESWVNTDGKPLIIAGPCSAETEEQVLETAEGIARNGYAHIYRAGVWKPRTRPGSFEGKGEEALPWLQKVKEQTGLKTAVEVATPQHVELALKYGVDVLWIGARTTVNPFNVQDLADALKGVDVPVLIKNPVNPDLALWVGAFERIAGAGITKLGGIHRGFSNAQETKYRNSPMWQIAVEFKTSFPDIPLIGDPSHMAGKRAYLAELTQRAMDLNYDGLIIESHRNPDEAWSDASQQLTPDALGEMLNNIEFRNATYGTDFQSELDRLRARLDNLDRELMEVLASRMAIVEQLGEYKRDNNVAVLQLDRWKHVHQSRAEWAKSLNLYPEVVEELFKLIHMESIRKQTEVMNRQTV; this comes from the coding sequence ATGAAAGCAAATTTAAATGTGTCGCCGTTGGAGTCTTGGGTAAATACAGACGGCAAACCCCTTATCATTGCAGGTCCCTGCAGTGCGGAAACTGAGGAGCAGGTTTTAGAAACCGCAGAAGGCATAGCGCGTAACGGTTATGCGCATATCTATCGTGCAGGGGTTTGGAAACCACGGACACGTCCGGGAAGCTTTGAAGGAAAAGGCGAAGAAGCCCTACCTTGGCTACAAAAAGTGAAAGAACAGACGGGTCTTAAAACGGCTGTAGAAGTAGCTACACCTCAGCATGTGGAACTGGCGCTTAAGTATGGCGTTGATGTATTATGGATTGGTGCGCGTACTACCGTAAACCCTTTTAACGTACAGGATTTAGCGGATGCTCTTAAAGGAGTAGATGTGCCTGTATTGATCAAAAACCCGGTTAACCCGGATTTGGCTTTATGGGTAGGAGCATTTGAGCGTATAGCAGGTGCAGGGATCACTAAATTAGGAGGTATTCACAGAGGTTTTTCGAATGCTCAAGAAACGAAATATAGAAACTCTCCAATGTGGCAAATCGCTGTGGAATTCAAAACTTCGTTCCCAGATATACCATTGATTGGAGACCCAAGCCACATGGCAGGTAAGAGAGCTTATCTTGCTGAACTTACGCAAAGAGCCATGGACTTGAACTATGACGGATTGATCATAGAATCTCACCGTAATCCGGATGAAGCATGGTCAGATGCCTCGCAACAATTAACTCCGGACGCATTAGGTGAAATGCTAAATAACATCGAGTTCAGAAATGCTACTTACGGTACCGATTTCCAATCAGAACTTGACAGACTAAGAGCTCGTCTTGATAACCTTGACAGAGAACTGATGGAAGTTCTTGCCAGTAGAATGGCTATCGTTGAGCAGCTAGGTGAATATAAGCGTGATAACAATGTAGCGGTACTCCAATTGGATCGTTGGAAGCATGTGCATCAAAGTAGAGCAGAATGGGCAAAAAGCCTGAACCTTTACCCTGAAGTGGTTGAAGAACTGTTCAAACTTATTCACATGGAATCCATCCGCAAACAGACGGAAGTAATGAACCGTCAAACGGTATAA
- a CDS encoding DUF4405 domain-containing protein: protein MKPNRNYVTPFISLIFLVVGISGLLMLFHWFDGYTEVVHEILGLFFIVCAIFHVILNWNALRTHFNKQVFLPALFGVLVISAVLVVSERMYPPVDLQIMDRIVKAPVRDAFKALSIDYLLAEQRLKERGVDIGVAVHLEDLWLKTGEDPEAIIDLLLK, encoded by the coding sequence ATGAAACCAAATAGAAATTATGTAACACCCTTCATCTCCTTAATCTTTTTGGTTGTAGGAATATCAGGGCTTCTGATGCTCTTTCACTGGTTTGATGGTTATACGGAAGTTGTACATGAAATCTTAGGTCTGTTCTTCATAGTATGTGCTATCTTCCATGTAATACTTAATTGGAATGCACTTAGAACCCATTTCAATAAGCAAGTTTTTCTCCCAGCATTATTTGGCGTTTTGGTGATATCTGCTGTTTTAGTGGTGTCTGAAAGGATGTACCCTCCAGTAGATTTGCAAATCATGGATCGCATAGTAAAAGCTCCAGTTCGAGATGCCTTTAAAGCTTTGTCTATAGACTACTTACTAGCAGAACAAAGATTGAAAGAACGTGGAGTAGATATAGGTGTTGCGGTTCATCTTGAGGATCTCTGGTTAAAAACCGGAGAAGACCCAGAAGCCATTATTGATCTTCTATTAAAATAA
- a CDS encoding helix-turn-helix domain-containing protein produces MEQTERDILSRSKEITENYFQFLDKHILDVISGKVDDFMEINQIARELFLSHKHLTDILQKETGNHPCHYYDLKILDEAKRMLSETDKSIAEIAKILTYDPSNFSKFFKKFIGQTPGQFRKENKK; encoded by the coding sequence ATGGAACAAACAGAACGAGACATATTAAGCCGAAGCAAAGAAATTACGGAAAACTACTTTCAGTTTTTGGACAAACATATTTTAGATGTAATTTCAGGAAAGGTTGATGACTTTATGGAAATTAACCAAATTGCAAGAGAGTTATTTCTGTCGCACAAGCATTTGACAGACATTCTACAAAAAGAAACAGGAAATCATCCTTGTCATTATTATGACCTTAAAATTCTCGATGAAGCCAAAAGAATGCTTTCCGAAACAGATAAATCTATTGCAGAGATTGCTAAGATACTCACTTATGATCCCTCCAACTTTTCAAAATTCTTCAAAAAATTTATTGGTCAAACTCCAGGGCAATTCAGAAAAGAAAACAAAAAATAA
- a CDS encoding Crp/Fnr family transcriptional regulator codes for MKTNWQIFQPYFKPLEVPAKTILLEEGKVSKTMYFIEKGCLRTWVNHDGKEITTHFFFEGDSVSSMESFRTNRPSLYSIESIEPTFLQTLTQHDFQIILDNSPELKKALEEHLFRRLFESQQMAFSYLKNNPKKRYDELLERHPHIVQRVPQHYIASYLGITSVSLSRIRNRR; via the coding sequence ATGAAGACCAACTGGCAAATATTCCAACCTTATTTCAAACCTCTAGAGGTTCCTGCTAAGACCATTTTACTAGAGGAAGGCAAAGTATCTAAAACCATGTATTTCATAGAAAAGGGATGCCTTAGAACCTGGGTAAATCACGATGGGAAAGAGATTACTACCCATTTCTTCTTTGAAGGTGATAGTGTATCCTCTATGGAAAGTTTTCGAACTAACCGCCCAAGTCTTTACAGCATTGAAAGCATTGAACCCACTTTCCTACAAACCCTTACCCAACATGATTTTCAAATCATTCTGGACAATTCTCCGGAATTAAAAAAGGCCTTGGAGGAACATTTGTTCAGGCGTTTATTTGAATCGCAGCAAATGGCCTTTTCCTACCTGAAGAATAATCCAAAGAAACGCTATGATGAGTTGCTTGAAAGGCATCCTCACATCGTTCAACGTGTTCCACAGCATTACATTGCTTCATATCTGGGAATCACCTCCGTATCTCTAAGCAGAATACGAAATCGTAGATAG
- a CDS encoding proline dehydrogenase family protein: MAPKQRIDFSDTEIAFKNQSKNQLDLNYYIFMAMNQNWLVNIGTFLIKCFLKVGLPIKFIIKKTIFQLFCGGEDIKECEKTIDKLHQYKVGTILDYSVEGEDDEKSFDDTKIELLKTIEMASLNPDKIPFSVFKVTGIGSRELLTEVQEFGMSCLDREKLAAYQRIVKRFQGLCKAAADKGVRLLVDAEETWIQDIIDELTLEEMKKYNTPEKTIIYNTYQMYRTASYGILSSHLEAAKEAGFTVGAKIVRGAYMEKERKRAEEKGYADPINPSKEASDDEYNKAVRLSLSNIDHISVCLGTHNEESCILATKLLEEKNISQNDPRVYFAQLLGMSDNISFNLASAGYNVAKYVPYGPIEAVMPYLFRRADENTSIAGQSSREFLLIKKERQRRSA; encoded by the coding sequence ATGGCACCTAAACAGCGTATTGATTTCTCAGATACGGAAATAGCTTTCAAGAACCAGTCTAAAAACCAGCTCGATCTCAACTATTATATATTTATGGCCATGAACCAAAATTGGCTGGTAAATATAGGCACTTTTTTGATTAAGTGTTTTTTGAAGGTTGGATTACCCATAAAATTCATAATTAAAAAGACAATATTCCAATTATTTTGTGGGGGAGAAGACATTAAGGAGTGCGAGAAGACCATTGACAAGCTTCATCAATACAAAGTAGGTACTATTTTGGACTACAGTGTAGAAGGTGAAGATGATGAAAAAAGCTTTGACGATACTAAGATTGAGTTGTTGAAAACCATAGAAATGGCCAGCTTAAATCCTGATAAAATTCCTTTTTCTGTTTTCAAAGTTACAGGAATTGGATCTCGGGAATTGTTAACAGAAGTGCAGGAGTTTGGAATGTCTTGTTTAGACAGAGAAAAACTGGCAGCATACCAGAGAATAGTGAAACGTTTTCAAGGGCTATGTAAAGCTGCTGCTGATAAAGGTGTCCGACTGCTAGTTGATGCTGAAGAAACTTGGATTCAGGATATCATTGATGAATTGACTTTGGAGGAAATGAAGAAGTATAATACTCCAGAAAAAACCATCATCTACAATACGTATCAAATGTACCGTACGGCTTCCTATGGTATTCTTAGTTCTCATTTGGAAGCCGCTAAAGAGGCTGGCTTTACAGTAGGTGCCAAAATTGTTAGAGGAGCCTATATGGAAAAAGAGAGGAAGAGAGCAGAGGAAAAAGGCTATGCTGACCCTATCAATCCAAGTAAAGAAGCTTCGGATGATGAATACAACAAAGCTGTGAGATTAAGTTTGTCAAATATTGACCATATCTCTGTTTGTCTAGGAACGCATAATGAAGAAAGTTGTATTTTGGCTACCAAATTATTGGAAGAAAAAAATATTTCACAGAATGACCCTAGAGTTTATTTCGCTCAATTATTAGGGATGAGCGATAATATCTCTTTCAACTTGGCTTCTGCAGGATATAATGTAGCTAAGTATGTACCTTACGGACCTATTGAAGCGGTTATGCCGTATTTGTTCAGAAGAGCTGATGAAAACACTTCTATAGCCGGACAAAGCAGTAGGGAGTTTCTATTGATTAAAAAGGAAAGACAAAGAAGAAGCGCATGA
- a CDS encoding GNAT family N-acetyltransferase, which produces MNFKQYDDGKEGRFFVILGNEMEAGWIQYKWLDNGNLLANGTRVYEEFKDQKLGIPLFNRLVEFAEERKTKIYPLCPFVVKTFARHPELKHLLADDYLQEQEITTNSKIRLD; this is translated from the coding sequence ATGAATTTCAAACAATATGACGATGGCAAAGAAGGGAGATTCTTTGTTATCTTAGGCAACGAAATGGAAGCAGGGTGGATTCAATACAAATGGTTGGACAACGGCAACCTGCTTGCCAATGGTACACGGGTTTACGAAGAATTTAAAGACCAAAAATTGGGTATTCCGCTTTTCAACAGATTGGTGGAGTTTGCGGAAGAAAGGAAAACAAAAATTTATCCACTATGTCCGTTTGTGGTCAAAACCTTTGCCCGGCATCCCGAACTAAAACATCTTTTAGCTGACGATTATTTGCAAGAACAAGAAATAACGACAAACTCAAAGATTAGACTTGACTAA
- a CDS encoding NAD(P)H-dependent oxidoreductase: MRVVIVFNHPYDKSYCNAILESVQKGLLRGGHEVDTIHLDQDGFNPAMTAADLQAFVQHRAVDPLVINYQKRIEVADHLIFIFPIWWDIMPASTKGLIDRVLSPGFAYDHHPRGYGLVPLLENLKGITVISTMNKPRIMYSLWIGNLIEKVMIKSAFKAMGYKKTEWISFTSVKRVSHEKRVKWLNDLETKFKKLR, from the coding sequence ATGAGAGTTGTTATCGTATTTAATCATCCTTATGACAAAAGCTATTGCAATGCCATTCTAGAGTCTGTCCAGAAAGGGCTTTTGCGGGGAGGACATGAAGTAGATACTATCCACCTAGACCAAGACGGTTTCAATCCTGCTATGACTGCTGCTGATCTGCAAGCTTTCGTACAACACCGGGCCGTTGATCCTTTGGTAATCAACTACCAAAAGCGTATTGAAGTAGCAGATCATCTTATCTTCATCTTTCCCATTTGGTGGGATATTATGCCAGCTTCCACTAAGGGCTTAATTGACCGGGTACTTTCCCCGGGATTCGCCTACGACCATCATCCCAGAGGTTATGGATTAGTCCCGCTATTAGAAAACCTGAAGGGGATCACTGTAATATCAACCATGAATAAGCCCAGAATCATGTACTCCCTTTGGATAGGAAACCTAATAGAAAAGGTGATGATTAAAAGTGCTTTCAAAGCCATGGGCTATAAAAAAACAGAATGGATAAGCTTCACTTCCGTGAAACGTGTAAGCCACGAAAAAAGGGTGAAGTGGCTAAATGATTTGGAAACCAAATTCAAGAAACTAAGATGA
- a CDS encoding winged helix-turn-helix transcriptional regulator — protein sequence MAKHTVESCSKAKMAIRDTLDVVGGKWKLVLISVLRSGKKGFNELSREAGISPRILSKELQELEMNGLVSRTVCDTKPITVQYELTDYSQTLNEVLLAMEKWGFQHRNKIVQGVE from the coding sequence ATGGCAAAACACACGGTAGAAAGTTGCTCAAAAGCCAAAATGGCTATCAGAGATACGTTAGATGTAGTAGGTGGAAAATGGAAGCTGGTATTGATTTCGGTTTTACGAAGCGGGAAAAAAGGGTTTAATGAGTTGTCAAGAGAAGCAGGGATTTCTCCACGCATTTTATCGAAAGAATTACAGGAATTGGAAATGAATGGATTAGTGAGTAGAACAGTCTGCGATACCAAACCGATTACGGTTCAGTATGAATTAACTGATTACAGCCAAACGCTGAATGAGGTTTTATTGGCAATGGAAAAATGGGGATTTCAACACAGGAACAAAATTGTTCAAGGGGTTGAGTAA
- a CDS encoding pirin family protein — MMIRRNISKITQNHWHNGFLGTGHRAMAVLDGVSYKDSDPFILFMDDSLNLPGGEPVGGAHPHAGFETLSLVLEGNEKDWKTGSFELMTAGKGIIHTEEITSKQKLRMLQVWLVLPPEKRYAQPFLQRMLLEDVPKIKTNTYEIRVYSGSSNGLISPLKNQTPFTLVDFRLDNRAVVSQEIPSHYNGLVYVLKGSVKAGDKIIKAEQAGWLDKATEEGDTEIQFEALENDTHFVLYAGQPHNVPVVHHGPFVADTMEDIAQMYRDFRQGKFPHLNDLPSEQKITSFSETRKSIIN, encoded by the coding sequence ATGATGATACGCAGAAACATTTCAAAAATAACCCAAAACCATTGGCATAATGGTTTCTTGGGAACAGGACATCGTGCAATGGCGGTATTGGACGGTGTATCTTACAAAGACAGTGATCCTTTTATTTTGTTTATGGACGACAGCCTAAACCTTCCTGGTGGAGAACCCGTAGGAGGAGCACATCCACACGCTGGGTTTGAAACCTTGAGCTTGGTTTTGGAAGGCAATGAAAAAGATTGGAAAACGGGAAGTTTTGAACTAATGACCGCCGGAAAAGGCATTATCCACACCGAAGAAATCACTTCCAAACAAAAACTTCGTATGCTGCAAGTGTGGTTGGTACTGCCGCCCGAAAAGCGATACGCTCAACCTTTCTTACAAAGAATGCTATTGGAAGACGTACCCAAAATTAAAACCAATACATACGAAATTCGTGTGTATAGCGGAAGCAGTAACGGATTGATTTCGCCATTAAAAAACCAAACGCCATTTACTTTGGTGGACTTCAGGTTAGACAACCGAGCTGTGGTATCACAGGAAATTCCATCGCACTATAATGGTTTGGTATATGTATTAAAAGGCAGTGTGAAAGCAGGAGACAAAATCATCAAAGCCGAACAAGCGGGGTGGCTTGATAAAGCGACTGAAGAAGGCGATACCGAAATACAATTTGAAGCATTGGAAAACGACACCCATTTTGTGTTGTATGCCGGACAGCCTCATAATGTTCCTGTGGTTCATCACGGACCATTTGTAGCAGACACCATGGAAGACATCGCACAGATGTATCGAGATTTTCGTCAGGGAAAATTTCCGCATTTGAACGATTTGCCAAGTGAACAAAAAATCACTTCCTTTTCAGAAACGAGGAAATCTATTATCAATTAA
- a CDS encoding metallophosphoesterase family protein has product MKKLWILGLLALQACNVFEVHPYSGRITGPENINNRNIQKIEENTKVKDTLTYIFLSDSQRWYDELESAVKHINTFEKVDFVIHGGDLTDFGLTKEFLWQRDILEGLDVPYVVLIGNHDCLANGEEVFEQVFGPTNFSFMAGDTKFLCLNTNALENDYNRPIPDFEFIRSERDKGNYKKMVVSMHAKPTSEQFNNNVSDIFQSEMNKFSGFLYANYGHEHQYLVNDLFNDGKIYYGVPNVGKRQYLKFTITPTDYTHELVTF; this is encoded by the coding sequence ATGAAGAAGCTATGGATCTTAGGGCTACTGGCCTTACAAGCATGTAACGTGTTTGAAGTGCATCCTTATTCCGGTAGAATTACTGGGCCGGAGAATATTAATAATAGAAATATACAAAAAATTGAGGAGAATACCAAGGTCAAAGATACTTTGACGTATATCTTTTTATCAGATTCTCAAAGATGGTATGACGAATTAGAATCGGCAGTAAAACATATCAATACCTTTGAGAAGGTTGACTTTGTAATCCATGGAGGAGATTTGACTGACTTTGGATTGACAAAGGAGTTCTTATGGCAAAGAGATATATTGGAAGGTCTAGATGTGCCATATGTGGTCCTAATAGGGAATCATGACTGCTTAGCAAACGGTGAAGAAGTATTTGAACAAGTATTTGGCCCTACTAACTTTAGCTTCATGGCAGGTGATACCAAATTCCTGTGTTTGAATACAAATGCGCTTGAGAACGATTATAACCGACCAATTCCCGATTTTGAATTTATACGTTCTGAAAGAGATAAAGGAAATTACAAGAAAATGGTGGTTTCCATGCATGCAAAACCCACTTCAGAGCAGTTCAATAATAATGTCTCCGATATCTTCCAGTCGGAAATGAATAAATTCTCCGGCTTCTTATATGCCAATTATGGCCACGAGCACCAATACCTAGTGAATGATCTTTTTAATGACGGTAAGATCTATTATGGGGTGCCGAACGTCGGCAAGCGGCAATACTTGAAATTCACCATTACACCTACTGATTATACGCATGAACTGGTTACGTTTTAA